In Stigmatopora argus isolate UIUO_Sarg unplaced genomic scaffold, RoL_Sarg_1.0 HiC_scaffold_28, whole genome shotgun sequence, a genomic segment contains:
- the LOC144070323 gene encoding transcription factor 7-like: protein MESFETINQLWLSSTFELIDWNLTSSPDALGEFTTFPAMQQQNTDAGFWIGLKNIVEVSTQGQVNQPHPDSNYGADPPQKSSSTLKKRTSVRGSPDYIKKPLNAFMLYAKENRPILKMLYEKKDSASINKLLGQMWKTLSQGDKQKYFEEAQRLNDEHAIMYPNWSTRDNYGKTKKKKCCHAAHLVQPEKVGVAGVTEIFRVRHVDQHTLVLPQVQGRRQVAVSGPGVRGPPLVALRAEAHPVGLQQGAVVTRRRAEEHGVDEGGRGRAVLEDELHP, encoded by the exons ATGGAGTCCTTCGAAACTATTAACCAGCTTTGGTTGAGCTCCACCTTTGAGCTGATCGACTGGAATTTGACTTCTTCTCCAGATGCACTTGGGGAATTCACAACTTTTCCTGCCATGCAACAG cagaaCACTGATGCTGGATTCTGGATTGGTcttaaaaatattgttgaagTCAGCAC CCAAGGGCAGGTGAACCAACCACACCCAGATTCCAACTATGGTGCTGATCCTCCGCAAAAGTCCTCATCAACCTT gaaaAAGAGGACATCGGTGCGAGGCTCACCGGATTATATCAAGAAGCCCTTGAATGCCTTCATGCTTTATGCAAAGGAGAACCGGcccattttgaaaatgctttATGAGAAAAAAGACAGCGCCAGCATTAACAAACTCTTGGGTCAGATG TGGAAAACGCTTTCGCAAGGTGACAAACAGAAATATTTCGAGGAGGCGCAGCGCTTGAACGACGAGCACGCCATTATGTATCCCAACTGGTCGACCCGTGACAACTAC ggcaaaacaaagaaaaagaagtgtTGTCATGCGGCAC ATCTTGTACAGCCCGAAAAAGTTGGCGTGGCTGGAGTGACTGAGATATTCCGGGTGCGACACGTTGACCAGCACACTTTGGTTCTGCCGCAGGTTCAGGGCCGACGCCAGGTAGCTGTCAGTGGTCCAGGCGTGCGGGGGCCCCCGCTCGTGGCGCTGAGAGCAGAAGCCCACCCGGTGGGCCTCCAGCAGGGCGCTGTCGTCACCCGACGGCGAGCGGAGGAACACGGTGTGGACGAAGGAGGACGTGGGCGAGCAGTGCTTGAAGATGAACTCCACCCGTGA